In Gemmata obscuriglobus, a single genomic region encodes these proteins:
- a CDS encoding J domain-containing protein — translation MDAPPLPDDPRDWPADPFALLGVPRSVSEADLKRAYTRLIRKYKPDHAPDEFRRIREAYEAAIEMSRWYRDAPPHAPDVPPPFPAATFSAPEGGASPEPVPGTPRPFVDPVAAAWADAGRGAFADAYAALAAVEREGGDRPDVPLRLYWLLALRPALDADRTRHDWLALALTRAGLGGPAVELYRRELAAAPEALYGPYTALLDHPEAPGAALLALASLRLDAAAAHECWLKIELDLDALARRVRELDEVLWLNHLANVIGRIACRQPSVALQCTPHLGNLKHLELRHPEAFDRIDRDWTLAELWNRSLLVPEPIRRAVAFGWGPGRRGALRAVSEWARAAPAEALRKCDRVNGPQAALLAAFARMLEAHRDEAGPWDEFPPELVRGLVRARLAPALRVLYAQARPEVLQFLLAERIDPNELVAACAVDGEPLVRTFAARVREDGALALVYRAATAFG, via the coding sequence ATGGACGCACCGCCGCTGCCCGACGACCCGCGCGACTGGCCCGCCGACCCGTTCGCCCTGCTCGGGGTGCCGCGGTCGGTGAGCGAGGCCGACCTCAAGCGCGCGTACACGCGGCTGATCCGCAAGTACAAACCGGACCACGCGCCGGACGAGTTCCGCCGCATCCGCGAGGCCTACGAGGCGGCGATCGAAATGAGCCGCTGGTACCGGGACGCGCCGCCGCACGCCCCGGACGTGCCCCCACCGTTCCCGGCCGCCACGTTTTCGGCACCCGAGGGGGGCGCGTCTCCGGAACCGGTGCCCGGAACCCCGCGGCCGTTCGTCGATCCGGTCGCCGCGGCGTGGGCCGACGCCGGGCGGGGCGCTTTTGCGGACGCCTACGCGGCGCTGGCCGCCGTCGAGCGCGAGGGGGGCGACCGTCCCGACGTGCCGCTCCGACTGTACTGGCTGCTCGCGCTGCGGCCCGCGCTCGACGCCGACCGCACCCGACACGATTGGCTGGCGCTGGCGCTGACGCGCGCCGGGCTGGGCGGCCCGGCGGTCGAACTGTACCGGCGCGAACTCGCGGCGGCCCCCGAGGCCCTCTACGGCCCGTACACGGCGCTGCTGGACCACCCGGAGGCACCGGGGGCCGCTCTCCTCGCCCTTGCGTCCCTCCGGCTGGACGCCGCCGCGGCGCACGAGTGCTGGCTGAAGATCGAACTCGACCTCGACGCGCTCGCCCGCCGGGTGCGCGAGCTGGACGAGGTGCTATGGTTGAACCACCTCGCGAACGTGATCGGCCGCATCGCGTGCCGGCAGCCGTCTGTCGCGCTGCAATGCACGCCCCACCTGGGCAACCTCAAGCACCTCGAGCTGCGCCACCCGGAGGCGTTCGACCGGATCGACCGCGACTGGACGTTAGCCGAGCTGTGGAACCGCTCGCTGCTGGTTCCGGAGCCGATCCGGCGGGCGGTGGCGTTCGGCTGGGGGCCGGGCCGGCGCGGGGCGCTGCGGGCGGTCTCAGAGTGGGCGCGGGCGGCGCCGGCCGAGGCGCTGCGGAAGTGCGACCGGGTGAACGGCCCGCAAGCGGCTTTACTGGCCGCGTTCGCGCGGATGCTTGAGGCCCACCGGGACGAAGCGGGGCCGTGGGACGAGTTCCCGCCCGAACTGGTGCGGGGGCTGGTGCGGGCGCGGCTCGCGCCCGCGCTGCGGGTCCTGTACGCACAGGCCCGCCCCGAGGTGCTCCAGTTCCTGCTCGCCGAGCGCATCGATCCGAACGAGCTGGTCGCGGCGTGTGCGGTCGACGGCGAGCCGCTGGTCCGGACGTTCGCGGCGCGCGTGCGCGAGGACGGCGCGCTGGCCCTGGTGTACCGGGCCGCAACCGCCTTCGGGTGA
- a CDS encoding Hsp70 family protein has translation MDPVIGIDLGTTNSAAAFLTDDGPEIIPNAIGGRLTPSVVGVDERGAVLVGAAAKELQVLKPDRCASLFKRYMGTDRKLTAGGREFTPEELSSLVLRALKADAEAYFKRPVSRAVITVPAYFNDRQRKATIAAGRIAGWAVERILNEPTAAAIAYGFHDAGADKKLLVFDLGGGTFDVSVVELFEGTLEVKASSGESALGGEDFTRALAARLLAAQGVSYEQAEARTPKRVSRLIQQCERAKCALSREETVTVRVPDEHGEFGAGCAEVPVTRAQLDAWVSPTLARAELPVRRVLGDARLTRDQIDEVILVGGATRMPLVVSRVTELLGKEPRRRLNPDEVVALGAAVQAGLVGRAAAVEELVVTDVAPFTLGVEVSKDLGPESRSGYFDPVIDRNTTIPVSRVKRYSTVHPNQTAISVRVYQGESRRTDDNLLLGEFEVRGVPPGPAHQPVDIRFTYDLNGVLEVEATVVATKKTTSHVIARHAQGMTEAQVRAAVAAMAKLKTHPRDEEVNRFVLLRAERAFKELPAELRDALGLLLDGFEAALGRQDPAVIAQHREELERFLALYDPQTDGPNGDAP, from the coding sequence ATGGACCCGGTCATCGGTATCGACCTCGGTACCACCAACTCCGCCGCCGCGTTCCTCACCGACGACGGCCCCGAGATCATCCCCAACGCGATCGGCGGCCGTCTCACGCCCTCCGTCGTCGGCGTGGACGAGCGCGGCGCGGTGCTGGTCGGCGCCGCGGCCAAAGAGCTGCAAGTGCTGAAGCCGGACCGCTGCGCGAGCCTGTTCAAGCGGTACATGGGCACCGACCGCAAGCTCACCGCCGGCGGGCGCGAGTTCACCCCCGAAGAGCTGTCGAGCCTGGTGCTGCGGGCGCTCAAGGCCGACGCCGAAGCGTACTTCAAGCGCCCGGTGTCGCGCGCGGTCATCACCGTGCCGGCGTACTTCAACGACCGGCAGCGCAAGGCGACCATCGCGGCGGGCCGGATCGCCGGCTGGGCCGTCGAGCGCATCCTGAACGAGCCGACGGCCGCGGCCATCGCCTACGGGTTCCACGACGCGGGGGCCGACAAGAAGCTGCTCGTGTTCGACCTGGGCGGGGGAACGTTCGACGTGTCGGTGGTGGAGCTGTTCGAGGGCACCCTCGAGGTGAAAGCGTCCAGCGGCGAGAGCGCGCTGGGAGGCGAGGACTTCACCCGGGCGCTGGCGGCGCGGCTCCTGGCCGCGCAGGGCGTGTCCTACGAGCAGGCGGAGGCCCGCACCCCGAAGCGCGTGTCGCGGCTGATCCAGCAGTGCGAGCGGGCGAAGTGCGCCCTCAGCCGCGAGGAAACCGTTACCGTTCGGGTGCCCGACGAGCACGGGGAGTTCGGCGCCGGGTGCGCGGAGGTGCCGGTCACGCGGGCGCAGCTCGACGCGTGGGTGTCGCCGACGCTGGCGCGGGCCGAGTTGCCCGTCCGGCGCGTGCTGGGCGACGCCCGGCTGACCCGCGACCAGATCGACGAGGTCATCCTGGTCGGCGGCGCGACCCGGATGCCGCTGGTGGTGAGCCGCGTCACCGAGCTGCTCGGGAAGGAGCCGCGCCGGCGCCTCAACCCGGACGAGGTGGTCGCGCTCGGGGCGGCGGTCCAGGCCGGGCTGGTCGGCCGCGCCGCCGCGGTCGAGGAGCTGGTGGTCACCGACGTGGCCCCGTTCACCCTCGGCGTCGAGGTGAGCAAGGACCTCGGCCCGGAGAGCCGCAGCGGGTACTTCGACCCGGTGATCGACCGCAACACGACGATCCCGGTGAGCCGCGTGAAGCGGTACTCGACCGTACACCCCAATCAGACGGCGATCAGCGTGCGCGTGTACCAAGGGGAGTCGCGCCGCACCGACGACAACCTGCTGCTCGGGGAGTTCGAGGTGCGGGGCGTCCCGCCCGGCCCGGCGCACCAGCCGGTGGACATCCGGTTCACCTACGACCTGAACGGCGTGCTCGAGGTCGAGGCCACGGTGGTCGCCACCAAGAAGACGACCTCGCACGTGATCGCGCGGCACGCCCAGGGCATGACGGAGGCGCAGGTGCGGGCCGCCGTGGCCGCGATGGCCAAGCTCAAAACGCACCCGCGCGACGAGGAGGTGAACCGGTTCGTGCTGCTCCGCGCCGAGCGCGCGTTCAAGGAGCTGCCGGCCGAGCTGCGGGACGCCCTGGGCCTGCTCCTCGACGGGTTCGAGGCCGCGCTCGGGAGGCAGGACCCGGCCGTCATCGCCCAGCACCGCGAAGAGCTGGAACGGTTCCTCGCGCTGTACGACCCGCAGACCGATGGGCCGAACGGAGACGCCCCATGA